From the Phycisphaeraceae bacterium genome, one window contains:
- a CDS encoding aldo/keto reductase — protein sequence MQYRRLGKSGLQLSALSFGSWVTFGKQVEADAADKLMATAYDAGVNFFDNAEGYERGRSEELMGEALSRLGWRRDSYCVSSKVWWGTVREGDPRPCQTGLSRKHVVECCEAAIKRMRCDYLDLYFCHRYDPETPVGETVLAMDNLVRQGKVLYWGTSNWSAAEIIEAHTFATQNYLIPPTMDQPQYNMLVRDTFEEEFKGLYDPRHIGLGTTIFSPLAAGLLTGKYNDGVPKGSRFDLEGYEWLKDMKLSDGGTQLAKVKALVPIAGDLGITLPRLAIAWVLSNPNVSTAILGASRPEQLVENLKAIGDVEKITDEVKGRIDGVLARAAVGSE from the coding sequence ATGCAGTACCGTCGCCTTGGAAAATCTGGTCTTCAGCTTTCGGCGTTGTCGTTTGGGTCGTGGGTGACGTTTGGCAAGCAGGTTGAGGCTGACGCTGCGGACAAGCTCATGGCGACGGCGTATGACGCGGGGGTGAACTTTTTTGATAACGCTGAGGGGTATGAGCGGGGTCGTTCCGAGGAGTTGATGGGTGAGGCGTTGTCACGTCTGGGGTGGCGGCGAGACTCTTATTGTGTGTCGTCGAAGGTTTGGTGGGGGACGGTTCGTGAGGGTGACCCGCGGCCGTGTCAGACGGGGTTGTCGCGGAAGCATGTGGTGGAGTGCTGTGAGGCGGCGATCAAGCGGATGCGGTGTGATTATCTCGATCTGTACTTTTGTCATCGGTATGACCCGGAGACGCCTGTGGGCGAGACGGTGTTGGCGATGGACAACCTTGTTCGGCAGGGGAAGGTGCTTTATTGGGGGACGTCGAACTGGTCTGCGGCGGAGATTATTGAGGCGCATACGTTTGCGACGCAGAACTATCTGATCCCGCCGACGATGGACCAGCCGCAGTACAACATGCTGGTTCGTGACACGTTTGAGGAGGAGTTCAAGGGGTTGTATGACCCGCGGCATATTGGTTTGGGCACGACGATCTTTTCGCCGTTGGCGGCGGGTTTGTTGACGGGCAAGTACAACGATGGTGTGCCGAAGGGCTCGCGTTTTGATCTTGAGGGTTATGAGTGGCTCAAGGACATGAAGCTCTCGGATGGCGGGACTCAGCTTGCGAAGGTCAAGGCGTTGGTGCCGATTGCCGGCGATCTGGGGATCACGTTGCCGCGTCTTGCGATTGCATGGGTGTTGTCGAATCCGAATGTTTCGACGGCGATTCTGGGCGCTTCGCGGCCGGAGCAGCTGGTTGAGAACTTGAAGGCGATCGGTGATGTGGAGA
- a CDS encoding 4a-hydroxytetrahydrobiopterin dehydratase — protein MPTPLTPADLEVVLKELPGWALDGSKLTKTWKLADFKAAFGFISQVALHAEQQGHHPELFNVYNNVSIGLSTHDAGDQVTEFDVKLAKAIESIKL, from the coding sequence ATGCCCACGCCGCTTACACCCGCTGATCTCGAAGTTGTTCTCAAGGAGTTGCCCGGCTGGGCGCTTGATGGGAGTAAGCTGACCAAGACGTGGAAGCTGGCTGATTTCAAGGCGGCTTTTGGGTTTATCAGTCAGGTTGCGTTGCATGCTGAGCAGCAGGGGCATCATCCGGAGTTGTTTAATGTCTACAACAACGTGAGCATCGGTCTCTCGACGCATGACGCTGGCGACCAGGTGACGGAGTTTGATGTGAAGCTGGCGAAGGCGATTGAGTCGATTAAGCTCTAG
- a CDS encoding SDR family oxidoreductase: MPVSTSLFDLSGKVALVTGGGTGIGKAIAGAMLAHGAKVLIGGRRSDVIERAVQELGAIQIKDSDEPAVAGVVLDVTKQESVDRAVRKAVDVLGGLHITVHAAGVLAKLPTIDLTAETMNELYDIHVTGALRLAQAAQPIFHEQHDGSIIHIASVSSFVGLTQVTSYAAAKAAILGLTRQLATEWAAHGIRTNAIAPGFIPTDINRKAIEGTDRGRRIIENTPMARFGRAEEIAGAAVYLASPAGSFVNGHTVVVDGGFLANGVGDSVAEWE, from the coding sequence ATGCCCGTTTCGACCTCCCTGTTCGACCTCTCCGGGAAAGTTGCGCTTGTCACCGGTGGTGGCACCGGCATCGGCAAGGCTATCGCTGGTGCGATGCTTGCACACGGGGCCAAGGTGCTGATTGGGGGGCGGCGTTCTGATGTCATTGAGCGGGCTGTTCAGGAGCTCGGCGCGATCCAGATCAAGGATTCGGACGAGCCGGCCGTGGCGGGGGTTGTGCTGGATGTCACCAAGCAGGAATCGGTTGATCGTGCTGTTCGGAAGGCGGTTGATGTTCTTGGGGGGCTGCACATCACGGTCCATGCGGCGGGTGTGCTGGCGAAGCTGCCGACGATTGATCTCACCGCTGAGACGATGAACGAGCTGTACGACATCCATGTGACGGGAGCCCTGCGGCTGGCTCAGGCGGCTCAGCCGATTTTCCACGAGCAGCACGACGGGAGCATCATTCATATCGCCTCGGTGTCGAGTTTCGTGGGGTTGACGCAGGTGACGTCGTATGCGGCGGCGAAGGCGGCGATTCTGGGGTTGACGCGTCAGCTTGCGACGGAGTGGGCGGCGCACGGGATTCGGACGAATGCGATTGCTCCGGGTTTCATCCCGACGGACATCAATCGGAAGGCTATTGAGGGCACGGATCGTGGGCGGCGGATCATTGAGAACACGCCTATGGCTCGGTTTGGCAGGGCTGAGGAGATCGCGGGGGCGGCGGTGTATCTGGCGTCGCCGGCGGGTTCGTTTGTGAACGGTCACACGGTGGTGGTGGATGGGGGTTTTCTGGCGAATGGTGTGGGTGATTCGGTGGCGGAGTGGGAGTAG
- a CDS encoding SDR family oxidoreductase: protein MTPAHKRILITGGAGFLGSHLCDRLVAAGHDVICIDNFFTSQKLNVKHLLGNPNFELIRHDVTHPIWLEVDEIYNLACPASPIHYQYNPIKTMKVSVMGAINVLGMAKRCRAKVFQASTSEVYGDPDIHPQPESYRGNVNPIGPRACYDEGKRAAETLFFDYHRANKVNIRVVRIFNTYGPRMHPYDGRVVSNFIIQALRGEDITLYGDGEQTRSFCYVDDLINGFLKMMDAPDSFIGPVNIGNPVEFTIRELAELTLELTGSKSKLIHKPLPADDPTQRQPDITLAREKLGWEPTVPLREGLGKTIAYFRDLDLSAYRRPTDYSYG, encoded by the coding sequence ATGACCCCAGCCCACAAACGTATTCTGATCACTGGCGGTGCCGGTTTTCTTGGCTCTCATCTGTGTGACCGTCTGGTTGCGGCGGGTCATGATGTGATCTGCATTGACAACTTCTTCACCAGCCAGAAGCTGAACGTGAAGCATCTGCTGGGGAATCCGAACTTCGAGCTGATTCGTCATGACGTGACGCATCCGATCTGGCTTGAGGTTGATGAGATTTACAATCTTGCTTGTCCTGCGTCGCCGATCCACTATCAGTACAACCCGATCAAGACGATGAAGGTGTCGGTGATGGGTGCGATCAATGTTTTGGGGATGGCGAAGCGGTGTCGTGCGAAGGTGTTTCAGGCGTCGACTTCTGAGGTTTATGGCGACCCGGATATTCATCCTCAGCCGGAGTCTTATCGGGGGAACGTGAACCCGATCGGGCCTCGGGCGTGCTATGACGAGGGTAAGCGGGCGGCGGAGACGCTGTTTTTTGATTACCACCGGGCGAATAAGGTCAATATTCGTGTTGTGCGTATATTCAATACTTACGGGCCGCGGATGCATCCTTATGACGGGCGGGTGGTGTCGAACTTTATTATTCAGGCGCTGCGTGGCGAGGACATCACGTTGTATGGCGATGGCGAGCAGACGCGATCGTTTTGCTATGTCGATGATCTGATTAATGGTTTCCTGAAGATGATGGACGCACCGGATTCGTTTATTGGTCCGGTGAACATTGGGAATCCGGTTGAGTTCACGATTCGTGAGCTTGCTGAGCTGACGCTTGAGCTGACCGGTTCCAAGTCCAAGCTCATCCATAAGCCGCTGCCAGCTGACGACCCGACGCAGCGTCAGCCGGACATCACGTTGGCGAGGGAAAAGCTCGGCTGGGAGCCGACGGTTCCGCTGCGGGAGGGGCTTGGCAAGACCATTGCGTACTTCCGTGATCTGGACCTGTCGGCTTACCGGCGACCCACTGACTACAGCTACGGCTGA
- a CDS encoding DUF501 domain-containing protein produces MTPASPADRDIVTEQLGRTPRGDFSIVARLTDGTPTVIMTYPAVRATDGSLEPFPTLYWLTEPTLCAEVGRLESDGWIARLEAGIAEDQTLIDRLREDHQRYRDRRWSMLTATHRAELQASGRATALRETGVGGITFATRGVTGLKCLHLHLAHHLAELNTTNQPTLVGELLTGLSTQLRNVADQVTTR; encoded by the coding sequence ATGACCCCCGCCTCCCCAGCCGATCGCGACATCGTGACCGAGCAACTCGGCCGCACACCACGTGGCGACTTCTCCATCGTCGCCCGACTCACCGACGGCACCCCCACCGTCATCATGACCTACCCCGCCGTCCGCGCCACAGACGGCTCACTCGAACCCTTCCCCACCCTCTACTGGCTCACCGAACCCACCCTCTGCGCCGAAGTCGGACGCCTCGAAAGCGACGGCTGGATCGCACGACTCGAAGCCGGCATCGCAGAAGACCAGACCCTCATCGACCGCCTCCGAGAAGACCACCAACGCTACCGCGACCGCCGCTGGTCCATGCTGACCGCCACCCACCGCGCCGAACTCCAAGCCTCCGGCCGCGCCACAGCCCTCCGCGAAACCGGCGTAGGCGGAATCACCTTCGCCACCCGAGGCGTCACCGGCCTCAAATGCCTACACCTCCACCTCGCCCACCACCTCGCCGAACTCAACACCACAAACCAACCAACCCTCGTCGGCGAACTTCTGACCGGCCTGTCCACACAGCTGCGCAACGTCGCAGACCAGGTCACTACAAGATGA
- the recO gene encoding DNA repair protein RecO has protein sequence MARLIDQAIVLRSTDWSETSQLVTLFTASQGRLRGLAKGSKRLSPSAIARYSGGIELLTYGQIVATTRASSDLATLTEWDLQDDHRHLRTHLPAQRAALVAADLTPRFFEDHDPHPVLFDALAGCLRELAAPERVSGVLLVYLWTLLTEAGYQPRTDADVHTNAELPGRSAVWFDPMAGGFTTARREGPWRVRPGTLGLLQALHRDGGVADGSEVETLRRATRLLTAYARELLQTESEAMRLVLGGGGR, from the coding sequence ATGGCGCGATTGATCGATCAGGCCATTGTTCTCCGCTCGACTGACTGGTCCGAGACCAGTCAGCTTGTGACGCTGTTTACGGCCAGCCAGGGTCGGCTGCGCGGGCTTGCGAAGGGGTCGAAGCGGCTATCGCCTTCGGCGATTGCGCGGTATTCGGGTGGTATTGAGTTGCTGACGTATGGGCAGATCGTGGCGACGACGCGGGCTTCCTCGGACCTGGCGACGCTGACGGAGTGGGACCTGCAGGATGACCATCGGCACCTGCGCACGCACCTGCCGGCTCAGCGGGCGGCGCTGGTGGCGGCGGACCTGACGCCACGGTTTTTTGAGGATCACGATCCGCACCCGGTGCTGTTTGATGCGTTGGCGGGGTGCCTGCGAGAGCTGGCGGCGCCGGAGCGCGTTTCGGGGGTGCTGCTGGTTTATCTGTGGACGCTTTTGACGGAGGCGGGCTATCAGCCGCGGACGGATGCGGATGTGCACACGAACGCGGAGTTGCCGGGGCGGTCGGCGGTGTGGTTTGATCCGATGGCGGGGGGGTTCACGACGGCGAGGCGGGAGGGTCCGTGGCGGGTTCGGCCGGGGACGCTGGGGCTGCTGCAGGCTTTGCATCGGGATGGGGGGGTGGCTGATGGGAGTGAGGTGGAGACGCTCCGGCGGGCGACGCGGCTGCTGACGGCGTATGCGCGGGAGCTGTTGCAGACGGAGTCTGAGGCGATGCGTCTGGTGCTGGGGGGCGGCGGGCGTTAG
- a CDS encoding valine--tRNA ligase translates to MTTPTPAPQNTTTDLPPAYNPADVEQAITARWLEARTGHAEPSDPGDPYAIVIPPPNVTAALHLGHALNNTLQDVLIRFHRMRGFNTLWMPGTDHAGIATQTVVDKRLQQAGEPSLKDFKILEAQSGGGRDAFIEKVQAWKDDYEQRITDQLREMGCSCDWDRQRFTMDPTCARAVREAFFQLFKDGLIYRGKRLVNWDPVSQTALADDEVEMQDVDGHFWYLKYPIIDDAGNDTGDFATVATTRPETMLGDTAVAVNPNDPPRAALVGKKVRLPIVGRIIPIIADDYVVIPDPESSDAKAQYASGFLKVTPAHDPNDYEIGQRHGLPVINIMADDASITEKNGWLDWDQYQDDADREALDSLLGLSREDARKAVIRYFRDHDLMADEKPYKHAVGHSYRSHVPVEPYLSDQWYVKVADDRLAGAALRAMTETQRADSEGAVWSYDHPFKLPIAGTWRKTTGDADALETGLQNYPHDAYTITAEGEDLIVRVNQGWEDKLEINELNELLEQLGFERTDQATGLTFHPPRYAKTFQTWHENIRDWCISRQLWWGHRIPVWSNRVMLTEDNWVEHLAGKTGLDDIIEGGWSSAHVVFLRTVDGQLVNPKTELMPVVKETEGEYTIYICSLSDEEMVGFEAAGFERDPDVLDTWFSSALWPLSTMGWPQPEGDTAGLLDRYNPTSVLCTAREIITLWVSRMVMFNLYFLGRLPFRDVFIHAMIQDGHGQKMSKSLGNGVDPMDIIHSHGSDAMRFTLTSMTTQTQDVRMPVDMIDPHSGQTFTPKFITASGGGAGGVKVAAPEQESPADPSKKIVSSYGVASGKATPTPDKPLARNTSEKFDAGQRFANKLWNASRFALGYLKDLDASAELGEFSLADRWILSRFARATQQATSQLNAYEFAAYANGLYDLVWRDLCDWYIEAIKPTVRDNPTQQRVLAACFDSALRLLHPTMPFITERLFEAFNAVIPDRSLPGAGVELPPGDLLAKAKWPRLAPGLVDEEAETTFELIRSVVGGVREVRTANKVPPRQSTTLSLKAGGGHLATLQKHEALILGLANCTKDTIANECERPADAASAVASGVEIYVHGVLDVATERTRLTKRLGELDGQLKNLKGRLSNDKYVNNAPDKLVQETRDQLTAAEAEHATVHQQLDQLPG, encoded by the coding sequence ATGACCACTCCCACCCCCGCGCCTCAGAACACCACGACCGACCTCCCGCCCGCGTACAACCCCGCCGATGTCGAACAGGCCATTACCGCCCGATGGCTCGAGGCCCGCACCGGCCACGCCGAGCCGTCCGATCCCGGCGACCCCTACGCCATCGTCATCCCGCCGCCCAACGTCACCGCCGCCCTCCACCTCGGCCACGCCCTAAACAACACCCTCCAGGACGTGCTCATCCGCTTCCACCGCATGCGCGGCTTCAACACCCTATGGATGCCCGGCACCGACCACGCCGGCATCGCCACCCAGACCGTCGTCGATAAACGACTCCAGCAGGCCGGCGAGCCCTCCCTGAAGGATTTCAAGATCCTCGAAGCCCAAAGCGGGGGGGGGCGAGACGCCTTCATCGAAAAAGTCCAGGCCTGGAAGGACGACTACGAGCAGCGCATCACCGACCAGCTCCGCGAGATGGGCTGCTCCTGCGACTGGGACCGCCAGCGGTTCACCATGGACCCCACCTGCGCCCGCGCCGTCCGCGAGGCCTTCTTCCAGCTCTTCAAAGACGGCCTGATCTACCGCGGCAAACGCCTGGTCAACTGGGACCCCGTCTCCCAGACCGCCCTCGCCGACGACGAGGTCGAGATGCAGGATGTGGACGGCCACTTCTGGTACCTCAAGTACCCCATCATCGACGACGCCGGCAATGACACCGGCGACTTCGCCACCGTCGCCACCACACGACCAGAGACCATGCTCGGCGACACCGCCGTCGCCGTGAACCCCAACGACCCACCCCGCGCCGCCCTCGTCGGCAAGAAGGTCCGGCTGCCCATCGTCGGCCGCATTATCCCCATCATCGCCGACGACTACGTCGTCATCCCCGACCCCGAGTCGTCCGACGCCAAGGCCCAGTACGCCTCGGGCTTCCTCAAGGTCACCCCCGCCCACGACCCCAACGACTACGAGATCGGCCAGCGGCACGGCCTGCCCGTCATCAACATCATGGCGGACGACGCCTCGATCACCGAGAAAAACGGCTGGCTCGACTGGGATCAGTATCAGGACGACGCCGATCGTGAGGCGCTCGATTCTTTGCTCGGCCTGTCCCGCGAAGACGCCCGCAAGGCCGTCATCCGGTACTTCCGCGACCACGACCTCATGGCGGACGAGAAGCCCTACAAGCACGCCGTCGGCCACAGCTACCGCAGCCACGTCCCTGTCGAGCCCTATCTCTCCGACCAGTGGTACGTGAAGGTCGCCGACGACCGCCTCGCCGGGGCCGCCCTGCGCGCCATGACCGAGACCCAGCGGGCCGACTCCGAAGGCGCTGTCTGGTCCTACGACCATCCTTTCAAGTTACCGATCGCCGGTACTTGGCGCAAGACCACCGGTGACGCGGACGCTTTGGAAACCGGCCTCCAAAACTACCCCCATGATGCCTACACCATCACCGCCGAAGGTGAAGATCTCATCGTCCGCGTCAACCAGGGCTGGGAGGACAAGCTCGAAATCAACGAACTCAACGAGCTGCTCGAGCAGCTCGGCTTCGAGCGCACGGATCAAGCCACCGGCCTCACTTTCCACCCGCCACGCTACGCCAAGACCTTCCAGACCTGGCACGAGAACATCCGCGACTGGTGCATCTCCCGACAACTCTGGTGGGGGCATCGGATCCCGGTCTGGTCAAATCGCGTGATGCTTACCGAGGACAACTGGGTCGAGCACCTAGCGGGTAAGACTGGCCTAGATGACATCATCGAGGGTGGATGGTCGAGTGCTCATGTGGTCTTTCTCCGCACAGTAGATGGGCAGCTTGTTAATCCCAAGACCGAGCTGATGCCGGTGGTCAAGGAGACTGAAGGCGAATACACCATCTACATCTGTTCACTCTCGGACGAAGAGATGGTTGGTTTCGAAGCCGCAGGCTTCGAACGCGACCCCGACGTCCTTGACACCTGGTTCTCCTCCGCCCTCTGGCCTCTCTCTACCATGGGCTGGCCGCAGCCCGAGGGTGACACCGCGGGACTCCTCGACCGCTACAACCCCACCTCCGTCCTCTGCACCGCGCGCGAGATCATCACCCTCTGGGTCTCGCGCATGGTCATGTTCAACCTCTACTTCCTCGGCCGCCTGCCGTTCCGCGACGTGTTCATCCACGCCATGATCCAAGACGGCCATGGCCAGAAGATGTCCAAGTCCCTGGGCAACGGTGTTGACCCGATGGACATCATCCACTCCCACGGCTCCGACGCCATGCGCTTCACCCTCACCTCCATGACCACCCAGACCCAGGACGTCCGCATGCCCGTCGACATGATCGACCCGCACTCCGGGCAGACCTTCACGCCGAAGTTCATCACCGCGAGTGGGGGGGGCGCGGGCGGGGTCAAGGTCGCCGCGCCCGAGCAGGAATCCCCCGCCGACCCGTCGAAGAAGATCGTCTCGTCCTACGGCGTCGCCTCCGGCAAAGCGACCCCCACCCCCGACAAGCCCCTGGCCCGCAACACCTCCGAGAAGTTCGACGCCGGCCAACGCTTCGCCAACAAACTCTGGAATGCCTCCCGCTTCGCGCTGGGGTACCTCAAGGATCTTGATGCTTCCGCCGAACTCGGCGAGTTCTCGCTGGCCGATCGCTGGATCCTTTCCCGCTTCGCTCGCGCGACCCAACAGGCGACCAGTCAGCTCAACGCCTACGAGTTCGCCGCCTACGCCAACGGCCTCTATGACCTGGTCTGGCGGGACCTGTGCGACTGGTACATCGAGGCCATCAAGCCCACCGTCCGGGACAACCCCACGCAGCAACGCGTCCTCGCCGCCTGCTTCGACTCGGCGTTGCGCCTGCTCCATCCCACGATGCCGTTCATCACCGAGCGGCTCTTCGAGGCCTTCAACGCCGTGATCCCCGACCGGTCCCTCCCGGGCGCGGGCGTCGAGCTGCCGCCGGGTGACCTGCTGGCCAAGGCGAAGTGGCCCCGCCTCGCGCCGGGCCTCGTGGATGAGGAAGCGGAGACGACCTTCGAGCTCATCCGCTCGGTGGTGGGCGGGGTCCGCGAGGTGCGCACCGCCAACAAGGTGCCTCCCCGGCAGTCCACGACGCTGTCGCTCAAAGCCGGGGGCGGCCACCTCGCCACGCTCCAGAAGCATGAAGCCCTGATCCTCGGGCTGGCCAACTGCACCAAAGACACCATCGCCAACGAGTGCGAGCGCCCCGCGGATGCGGCCTCCGCCGTCGCCTCGGGCGTCGAGATCTACGTCCATGGCGTCCTCGACGTTGCCACCGAGCGCACCCGCCTGACCAAGCGCCTCGGCGAACTCGATGGCCAGCTCAAGAACCTCAAGGGGCGGCTGTCCAACGACAAGTACGTCAACAACGCCCCCGACAAGCTGGTCCAGGAGACCCGCGACCAGCTCACCGCCGCCGAGGCCGAGCACGCGACCGTCCATCAGCAACTCGATCAACTGCCGGGGTAA
- a CDS encoding FkbM family methyltransferase yields MLFMASYPWYLMIILPYTRRELPGWGRLAGWLGVLGNQCDYRWTGAPTRTIRSTWHGYRMRLDLRNWSDRHTYFLGRYFDAETQLTLKRLLNPGDVLMDVGANIGMMTLLGADLVGSEGRVLSFEPNPESAGHVRFHLELNGIDHVRLYACALGSQEAVMRLHVSEGYSGSATLADVANRQGERFSREVDVPVRRGDDVLREAGLRASVVKIDAEGFEPYVLEGLERTLEQDRPAVLMECVDRLLKPVGSSRSLLAKQMETMGYRGYDIRIERRTRLSFLPFDPASESSSEAVWLHREDNRNSLLHGG; encoded by the coding sequence ATGCTGTTTATGGCTTCGTACCCGTGGTATCTGATGATAATTCTGCCCTATACACGGCGCGAGCTACCTGGCTGGGGGCGTTTGGCAGGGTGGCTGGGTGTTCTGGGCAATCAGTGCGATTATCGTTGGACGGGTGCTCCGACACGCACGATCCGGAGTACATGGCACGGCTATCGCATGCGGCTTGATCTTCGGAACTGGAGCGACCGCCATACTTATTTTCTTGGGCGGTACTTTGATGCGGAGACGCAACTTACACTCAAAAGGCTGCTGAACCCCGGTGATGTTCTGATGGATGTCGGCGCGAACATCGGCATGATGACACTTCTTGGGGCCGATCTGGTTGGTAGTGAGGGTCGAGTTCTGAGTTTTGAGCCGAATCCAGAGAGCGCGGGACATGTCCGTTTTCATCTGGAGTTGAACGGGATCGATCATGTGAGGCTTTATGCTTGTGCACTGGGTTCACAGGAAGCCGTGATGAGGCTTCATGTCTCCGAGGGTTACAGTGGTTCAGCAACACTGGCTGATGTAGCCAATCGGCAAGGTGAACGTTTTTCGAGGGAAGTGGACGTGCCCGTACGGCGGGGTGATGATGTGCTTCGAGAGGCAGGGCTACGTGCAAGCGTCGTCAAAATCGACGCAGAAGGATTCGAGCCCTATGTGCTGGAGGGACTCGAAAGGACACTCGAGCAAGATCGGCCTGCTGTGCTGATGGAGTGTGTGGATCGCTTGCTGAAGCCGGTGGGTTCGAGCCGTTCTCTGCTGGCTAAACAGATGGAGACGATGGGTTATCGTGGTTACGACATCCGGATAGAGCGTCGCACCCGTCTGAGTTTTCTCCCTTTTGACCCTGCGTCAGAATCAAGCTCGGAGGCGGTTTGGCTTCACCGAGAGGACAACCGGAACAGCCTGCTTCATGGTGGTTAG